One window of the Natronomonas marina genome contains the following:
- a CDS encoding 2Fe-2S iron-sulfur cluster-binding protein, whose amino-acid sequence MVTTVGIVGGAVLTLVAVVLHFSEGSEWQLREDISQEVVEKRAESVPETDFPEPSNRTIGGGGAVAAVGGAEGEGEGELAEEAAGDDSPAAIPDDEAEVFEVEYVKEGTTIEVKENETLLEAGEDEGWDLPYACREGQCISCSGHITDGGNAEDYVEHHTNQMLGEPELDEGYTLTCVAYPTADLTLETGESP is encoded by the coding sequence ATGGTCACGACAGTGGGTATCGTCGGCGGGGCGGTGCTGACGCTGGTTGCGGTCGTCCTGCACTTCTCGGAGGGGTCGGAGTGGCAACTCCGCGAGGACATCTCCCAGGAGGTCGTCGAGAAGCGTGCGGAGTCGGTCCCGGAGACGGACTTCCCGGAGCCGTCCAACCGGACCATCGGCGGTGGCGGCGCGGTCGCCGCCGTCGGCGGTGCCGAGGGCGAGGGTGAGGGCGAACTCGCCGAGGAGGCCGCGGGCGACGACAGCCCCGCCGCCATCCCCGACGACGAGGCCGAGGTCTTCGAGGTCGAGTACGTCAAGGAGGGCACGACCATCGAGGTCAAGGAGAACGAGACGCTCTTGGAGGCGGGCGAAGACGAGGGCTGGGACCTTCCCTACGCTTGCCGGGAGGGCCAGTGCATCTCCTGTTCGGGGCACATCACCGACGGCGGCAACGCCGAGGACTACGTCGAACACCACACCAACCAGATGCTCGGCGAGCCCGAACTCGACGAGGGCTACACGCTCACCTGCGTCGCCTACCCGACCGCCGACCTCACGCTGGAGACCGGCGAGTCGCCCTGA
- a CDS encoding CBS domain-containing protein — protein sequence MDIADIVSEDYVEFSPDTPVSKLAGAFDDPTVAGVVVHGDEFEGVVTRRQLATSHHQPNEKVGSLVRHVPRLAPDEDVRKVARLMIDSDARLLTVFEGDDLTGVVTVDDILRAVEPFLDAATVAEAYTADLVVLDPASTFGEALHLLRENRISHLPVVEDGTAVGVLNLYDVADFTVRAEQRSKGGNAGGTDAFGGDVSASAGRSHGGFGAREGELARVLDLPVRDVMTSPVRTINPKATLEQAVEEMFAIDGSSLVVTEDGQPFGIVTKTDVLDSLTWEAGGNRSVQLYGADLLDDMQYEDIVAMVEKFDDRDHGMAVLDAKIHLHEHDEKLRGTPLLLARIRLHTDRGLYIASGEGYGASHAINEARDVLERQIRDRKTYGESKKPPGEEFWEKRFGWMLEE from the coding sequence ATGGACATCGCCGATATCGTCTCCGAAGATTACGTAGAGTTCTCCCCAGACACGCCCGTCTCGAAGCTCGCCGGCGCGTTCGACGACCCCACCGTCGCGGGCGTCGTGGTACACGGCGACGAGTTCGAGGGCGTCGTCACCCGAAGACAGCTCGCCACTTCCCACCACCAGCCCAACGAGAAGGTCGGCTCGCTGGTCCGGCACGTCCCACGGCTCGCCCCCGACGAGGACGTCCGCAAGGTCGCCCGGCTCATGATCGACAGCGACGCGCGGCTCCTTACCGTCTTCGAGGGGGACGACCTGACAGGCGTCGTCACCGTCGACGACATCCTGCGGGCGGTCGAGCCGTTCCTCGACGCGGCCACCGTCGCCGAAGCCTACACCGCCGACCTCGTCGTCCTCGACCCGGCGTCGACGTTCGGTGAGGCGCTTCACCTCCTCCGGGAGAACCGGATAAGTCACCTCCCGGTCGTCGAAGACGGTACGGCCGTCGGCGTCCTGAACCTCTACGACGTGGCCGACTTCACCGTCCGTGCCGAGCAACGGAGCAAGGGCGGCAACGCGGGCGGGACGGACGCCTTCGGCGGGGACGTATCCGCCAGCGCCGGCCGGTCACACGGAGGATTCGGCGCCAGAGAGGGCGAACTCGCCCGGGTGCTCGACCTCCCGGTCCGGGACGTCATGACGTCGCCGGTACGCACGATCAACCCCAAAGCGACCCTCGAGCAGGCCGTCGAGGAGATGTTCGCAATCGACGGCTCGTCGCTGGTCGTCACCGAGGACGGCCAGCCGTTCGGTATCGTCACCAAGACCGACGTTCTCGACTCGCTCACCTGGGAGGCGGGCGGCAACCGATCCGTCCAGCTATACGGCGCCGACCTGCTGGACGATATGCAGTACGAGGACATCGTGGCGATGGTCGAGAAGTTCGACGACCGCGACCACGGGATGGCCGTGCTGGACGCGAAGATCCACCTCCACGAGCACGACGAGAAACTCCGCGGGACGCCGCTTTTGCTCGCCCGCATCCGACTGCACACCGACCGGGGGCTGTACATCGCGTCCGGTGAGGGCTACGGCGCGAGCCACGCGATCAACGAGGCACGCGACGTGCTCGAACGACAGATCCGCGACCGCAAGACGTACGGTGAAAGCAAGAAACCGCCGGGCGAGGAGTTCTGGGAGAAGCGGTTCGGCTGGATGCTCGAGGAGTAA
- a CDS encoding DUF7350 domain-containing protein, with protein sequence MKRRDYLHATLAVGAVGGVAGCTDLIETREVRSEPAIVEDRPAAVYHPTHVDGMKMVGTTETDDGEYAVGLTYTYPHRFWRVDGSTESVEEATLEPSEEGDDVHLMSLVWDPETGRTLPESGVSVGISKGGDPLDEQVIYPMLSPRMGFHYGANFELDGDGDYEVTVDIGGTSVRRTGAYQGRFGEAATATVPFEYSADARSEISVDRTPEKAGEPAVPSVMGMMDVPLGVAPDPGSMPGQHRGTAESGDARLAVVTLESPPEGVDGEGAYLAVSARTPYNQLLLPMMQLEATLARGGETVFDGRLTRTFDDRLNYHYGAAVDPVESGDELTVRVRTDPQVARHEGYETAFLDMPEATMTL encoded by the coding sequence ATGAAGCGTCGCGACTACCTCCACGCCACCCTGGCCGTCGGCGCCGTCGGCGGCGTCGCCGGCTGTACCGACCTGATCGAGACCCGCGAGGTCCGCTCCGAACCCGCAATCGTCGAGGACCGACCGGCCGCCGTCTACCACCCGACCCACGTCGACGGGATGAAGATGGTCGGCACGACCGAGACCGACGACGGCGAGTACGCCGTCGGTCTCACCTACACCTATCCGCACCGCTTCTGGCGCGTCGACGGTTCGACCGAGAGCGTCGAGGAGGCGACGCTCGAACCCTCCGAGGAGGGCGACGACGTCCACCTGATGTCGCTCGTGTGGGACCCCGAGACCGGCCGGACGCTCCCCGAGTCCGGCGTCAGCGTCGGCATCTCGAAAGGCGGCGATCCCCTCGACGAGCAGGTCATCTACCCGATGCTCTCCCCGCGGATGGGCTTTCACTACGGCGCGAACTTCGAACTCGACGGCGACGGCGACTACGAGGTGACCGTCGACATCGGCGGGACCTCGGTCCGGCGGACGGGCGCCTACCAGGGGCGGTTCGGCGAGGCCGCGACCGCGACCGTCCCCTTCGAGTACAGCGCCGACGCCCGCAGCGAGATCTCCGTCGACCGGACGCCCGAGAAGGCCGGCGAACCCGCCGTCCCGTCGGTGATGGGGATGATGGACGTCCCGCTGGGGGTCGCGCCCGACCCCGGTTCGATGCCCGGCCAGCACCGCGGCACCGCCGAGAGCGGCGACGCTCGACTGGCGGTCGTGACGCTCGAATCTCCGCCCGAGGGCGTCGACGGCGAGGGCGCCTACCTCGCCGTCTCGGCGCGGACGCCGTACAACCAGCTTCTGCTGCCGATGATGCAACTGGAGGCGACCCTCGCACGCGGCGGCGAGACGGTCTTCGACGGGCGACTCACCCGCACCTTCGACGACCGCCTGAACTACCACTACGGGGCCGCCGTCGACCCCGTCGAGAGCGGCGACGAGTTGACCGTCCGGGTGCGCACCGACCCGCAGGTGGCCCGCCACGAGGGCTACGAGACGGCCTTCCTCGACATGCCCGAGGCGACCATGACGCTGTAG
- a CDS encoding winged helix-turn-helix transcriptional regulator gives MSDVRARIERRVHEDPGIHFNELVRELDLAAGQVQYHVRRLTDGGSVAAAELFGRTHYYPPEYDEWERRALALLRRETSAEIVATLLDEGPSRPVDVAERVGIARSTLAWHTDRLVGAGLVEKRYDGHQLVVADERRTAELLETADPSLPERLVDRFTRLVDALLE, from the coding sequence GTGAGCGACGTCAGAGCGCGCATCGAGCGCCGCGTCCACGAGGACCCCGGCATACACTTCAACGAACTGGTCCGCGAGCTGGACCTCGCCGCGGGACAGGTCCAGTACCACGTCAGGCGGCTCACCGACGGCGGGAGCGTCGCCGCCGCCGAACTGTTCGGCCGGACCCACTACTACCCACCCGAGTACGACGAGTGGGAGCGGCGGGCGCTGGCGCTGCTGCGCCGGGAGACGAGCGCCGAGATCGTCGCGACGCTGCTCGACGAGGGCCCCTCGCGGCCGGTCGACGTCGCCGAGCGGGTCGGCATCGCCCGGAGCACGCTCGCGTGGCACACCGACCGCCTCGTCGGGGCCGGCCTCGTCGAGAAGCGCTACGACGGCCACCAGCTCGTCGTCGCCGACGAGCGCCGCACCGCCGAACTGCTGGAGACGGCCGACCCCTCGCTGCCGGAGCGGCTCGTCGACCGGTTCACCCGCCTCGTCGACGCGCTGCTGGAGTGA
- a CDS encoding zinc-ribbon domain and TM2 domain-containing protein, translated as MSNEGSDPDSGEADADTEPADSTEGGADTEPVDPIGSGAGDAATRTPGPDEQYCPNCGEIILEKAEICPECGVRKSPPGGDVDGSKDRVTAGVLAILLGWAGVHKFYLGDTGLGVLYLCFFWTGIPAIVGLIEGILYLTKTDAEFQEKYVD; from the coding sequence ATGTCGAACGAGGGAAGCGACCCCGACTCCGGCGAGGCGGACGCCGACACCGAACCGGCCGACAGTACCGAGGGAGGCGCCGACACGGAACCGGTCGACCCAATCGGGAGCGGTGCCGGCGACGCGGCCACGCGAACGCCCGGGCCTGACGAGCAGTACTGCCCGAACTGCGGCGAGATAATCCTGGAGAAAGCCGAGATCTGTCCGGAGTGCGGCGTCCGGAAGTCGCCGCCGGGTGGCGACGTCGACGGGTCGAAGGACCGGGTGACGGCGGGCGTGCTCGCCATCCTGCTCGGGTGGGCCGGCGTCCACAAGTTCTACCTCGGCGACACCGGGCTGGGCGTCCTCTACCTCTGTTTCTTCTGGACGGGCATCCCCGCCATCGTCGGTCTCATCGAGGGCATCCTCTATCTCACCAAGACCGACGCGGAGTTCCAGGAGAAGTACGTCGACTGA
- a CDS encoding DUF7471 family protein — MYDLTLGTLLVVGALGAAGILGLALAALAQRRSWPYLLVALALGTLFVRFVAGVGYMQGSLAADTHHLLEHGLDVAMAALVIAAVAFARDVSSPTGGETR, encoded by the coding sequence ATGTACGACCTCACGCTCGGTACGCTGCTCGTCGTCGGCGCGCTCGGCGCCGCCGGAATACTCGGGCTCGCGCTGGCGGCGCTGGCCCAGCGCCGCTCGTGGCCCTACCTGCTGGTCGCGCTGGCGCTCGGGACGCTGTTCGTCAGGTTCGTCGCCGGCGTCGGCTACATGCAGGGCAGCCTCGCCGCCGACACCCACCACCTGCTGGAGCACGGTCTCGACGTGGCGATGGCGGCGCTGGTCATCGCGGCGGTCGCGTTCGCCCGGGACGTCTCCTCGCCGACAGGGGGGGAGACCCGGTGA
- a CDS encoding VanZ family protein: MRTRLPDSPWTPVACCTVVLLLASMVPSPFQRHPEWRWTGPDKFLHLLGHAGYAVALADALAAGRWSDRDAAVLAVCISTGLGLVAGRLKRRVPGRAFEPADVVAGLVGSLLATFGWYAADDARTGDPGT, encoded by the coding sequence ATGCGCACCCGACTCCCCGACTCGCCGTGGACGCCGGTCGCCTGCTGTACCGTCGTTCTCCTCCTCGCGTCGATGGTGCCGTCGCCGTTCCAGCGGCACCCGGAGTGGCGATGGACCGGCCCGGACAAGTTCCTGCACCTCCTCGGACACGCGGGCTACGCGGTGGCGCTCGCGGACGCGCTGGCGGCCGGCCGGTGGTCCGACCGGGACGCGGCGGTCCTCGCGGTGTGCATCTCGACCGGTCTCGGTCTCGTGGCCGGACGGCTCAAGCGGCGGGTTCCCGGACGGGCGTTCGAACCCGCAGATGTCGTCGCCGGTCTGGTCGGTTCGCTCCTCGCCACCTTCGGGTGGTACGCCGCCGACGACGCGCGAACCGGCGATCCCGGGACGTGA
- a CDS encoding DUF7282 domain-containing protein — MARPAPTAVAAALAVVVLLGVAVAPVAAHVNHVEADDQRSADGTLLVEWEFVGTDGWVVVRADDGGDPGEVLGHRRVTPETAFRTDTTVAIDDGKWADIEGSREVWVVLHREEGGEGFDVEEDPMQTGFSGDPAGTRLTVEKADGATSVAAQGFDAETVTDGTATVRRVELAADGHLAVHAVDGDIAGNVEDGDVGEPVGSVALSAGVHENVTVELDESFLADADSEELLAAVAYAGGDGFGADSTAPVTAGDSLVSTTFGAEFRGPATGPTPTPTAEESSIVNTPEPTATPATTPTGTDGSGAGVGAVGAALALAGALLAARRYG, encoded by the coding sequence ATGGCCCGTCCTGCTCCGACCGCGGTGGCGGCTGCCCTCGCCGTCGTCGTCCTCCTCGGCGTCGCGGTCGCTCCGGTCGCCGCCCACGTCAACCACGTCGAGGCCGACGACCAGCGCTCGGCCGACGGGACGCTGCTCGTCGAGTGGGAGTTCGTCGGCACCGACGGCTGGGTCGTCGTCCGGGCCGACGACGGCGGCGACCCCGGCGAGGTGCTGGGCCACCGCCGGGTCACCCCCGAGACCGCCTTCCGGACCGACACCACGGTCGCCATCGACGACGGGAAGTGGGCCGACATCGAGGGGAGCCGCGAGGTCTGGGTGGTTCTCCACCGCGAGGAGGGCGGCGAGGGGTTCGACGTCGAGGAGGACCCGATGCAGACGGGCTTCTCCGGCGACCCTGCGGGCACGCGGCTGACCGTCGAGAAGGCCGACGGTGCGACCAGCGTCGCCGCCCAGGGGTTCGACGCCGAGACCGTGACCGACGGCACCGCCACGGTTCGGCGGGTCGAACTCGCAGCCGACGGCCATCTTGCCGTCCACGCCGTCGACGGTGACATCGCCGGGAACGTCGAGGATGGCGACGTCGGCGAGCCGGTCGGCTCGGTAGCGCTGTCGGCGGGCGTCCACGAGAACGTCACCGTTGAACTCGACGAATCGTTCCTCGCGGACGCCGACAGCGAGGAGCTACTGGCGGCGGTCGCCTACGCCGGCGGCGACGGCTTCGGTGCCGACTCGACGGCGCCGGTGACGGCCGGCGACTCGCTCGTGAGCACGACCTTCGGCGCCGAGTTCCGGGGGCCGGCAACGGGACCGACGCCGACGCCGACCGCCGAGGAGTCGTCCATCGTCAACACGCCGGAGCCGACGGCGACGCCGGCCACGACCCCGACCGGAACCGACGGCAGCGGCGCGGGGGTCGGCGCCGTCGGTGCCGCCCTCGCGCTCGCGGGCGCCCTCCTCGCGGCACGTCGGTACGGTTGA
- a CDS encoding DUF7350 domain-containing protein — protein sequence MRRRNFIGAGAGALSMAALAGCFGGSGGNGSGGDGSPTGTDGGEPNPTTSEGLHDGVYVQQFTDGMAMQGATDAGDLRVAVMYSAPHQFWRMVGDEREVEPVESGDSLHLMATVWEPETGTVVPETGLSVEIAPEGGGFDEQVIYPMLSQPMGFHYGANFELQGDGEYAVRVSVGGVNIRRTGAFEGWFEDPASGTVELVFDEETRQEVSDGTRELDSYGEPGALEPMDMMMPDGVAPPVDSMPGDHLGTQRTDDAVLPALAVRENPPVGDGAYLYVSARTPHNEYVLPAAGFEATVDRGGETVFEGPLERTLDPELKYHYGAAVDTIEGGDEVTVKPVTPPQVARHQGYELAFNDMEPVTYTV from the coding sequence ATGCGACGTCGCAACTTCATCGGCGCCGGAGCGGGCGCCCTCTCGATGGCCGCACTCGCCGGCTGTTTCGGCGGCTCCGGCGGAAACGGGTCGGGCGGCGACGGGAGTCCGACCGGCACCGACGGGGGAGAACCGAACCCGACGACGAGCGAGGGGCTCCACGACGGGGTCTACGTCCAGCAGTTCACCGACGGGATGGCGATGCAGGGGGCCACCGACGCCGGCGACCTCAGGGTCGCGGTGATGTACTCGGCGCCCCACCAGTTCTGGCGGATGGTCGGCGACGAGCGCGAGGTCGAACCCGTCGAGAGCGGCGACTCGCTGCACCTGATGGCGACGGTCTGGGAGCCGGAGACGGGGACCGTCGTCCCGGAGACGGGGCTGTCGGTCGAGATCGCACCCGAGGGCGGGGGCTTCGACGAGCAGGTCATCTACCCGATGCTCTCACAGCCGATGGGCTTTCACTACGGCGCGAACTTCGAACTCCAGGGTGACGGCGAGTACGCGGTCCGGGTCAGCGTCGGCGGGGTCAACATCCGTCGGACGGGCGCCTTCGAGGGGTGGTTCGAGGACCCGGCCTCGGGAACGGTCGAACTCGTCTTCGACGAGGAGACCCGCCAGGAAGTCTCCGACGGGACGCGGGAACTCGACAGCTACGGCGAACCCGGCGCCCTCGAGCCGATGGACATGATGATGCCGGACGGCGTCGCGCCGCCGGTCGACTCGATGCCGGGCGACCACCTCGGGACCCAGCGGACCGACGACGCCGTGTTGCCCGCCCTCGCAGTCCGGGAGAACCCGCCGGTCGGCGATGGGGCCTACCTCTACGTCTCCGCCCGCACCCCCCACAACGAGTACGTCCTCCCCGCGGCGGGCTTCGAGGCGACCGTCGACCGCGGCGGCGAGACGGTCTTCGAGGGGCCCCTCGAGCGGACGCTCGACCCCGAGTTGAAGTACCACTACGGGGCCGCCGTCGACACAATCGAGGGTGGCGACGAGGTGACCGTCAAGCCGGTGACGCCGCCACAGGTCGCCCGCCACCAGGGATACGAACTCGCGTTCAACGACATGGAACCCGTCACCTACACCGTATAG
- a CDS encoding CAP domain-containing protein: MTTDCVVCGRDAAVSDACPHCGAACCADHRSPDAHDCPGTDAGATGGWRLDLDGTGTDRPPERPLSTLFRPGLGLALVTLVLVVAAVGAVAYVGPLDGGLDAGAVEDRVAERTDEERRAAGAGGVERDPDLAAVARAHSRDMRDRGFVDHTNPDGEGPNDRAEAAGFDCTVGENIYQTPRGALASSERAFADHVVRSWLDSPGHRETLLTERYTRQGVGVAVGEEAVYVTQLFC; encoded by the coding sequence GTGACCACCGACTGCGTCGTCTGCGGGCGGGACGCGGCGGTCAGCGACGCCTGTCCCCACTGCGGGGCGGCCTGCTGTGCCGACCACCGGTCCCCGGACGCCCACGACTGTCCGGGGACCGACGCGGGCGCGACCGGCGGGTGGCGACTCGACCTCGACGGCACCGGGACCGACCGGCCGCCGGAGCGCCCGCTGTCGACGCTGTTCCGCCCCGGTCTCGGGCTGGCACTCGTGACGCTCGTCCTCGTCGTCGCGGCGGTCGGGGCCGTCGCCTACGTCGGGCCGCTGGACGGCGGTCTCGACGCCGGTGCCGTCGAGGACCGCGTCGCCGAGCGGACCGACGAGGAGCGCCGCGCCGCCGGCGCCGGGGGCGTCGAGCGCGATCCCGACCTCGCGGCCGTCGCTCGGGCCCACAGCCGCGACATGCGCGACCGCGGCTTCGTCGATCACACCAACCCCGACGGCGAGGGCCCGAACGACCGCGCCGAGGCCGCCGGTTTCGACTGCACCGTCGGCGAGAACATCTACCAGACGCCCCGCGGCGCGCTGGCCAGTTCCGAGCGCGCCTTCGCCGACCACGTCGTCCGGTCGTGGCTGGACTCGCCCGGCCACCGCGAGACGCTCCTGACCGAGCGGTACACGAGACAGGGCGTCGGCGTCGCCGTCGGCGAGGAGGCCGTCTACGTGACCCAGTTGTTCTGTTGA
- a CDS encoding glutathione S-transferase family protein produces the protein MNQFVDGEWVTDYDPTNEDGEFDRQPTSFRDTVAPEDVEAGRYHLYVSYACPWAHRTLVTRKLLGLEDAITVDVVDPYREEGGWQFTPDKEGCTADSVHGSDYLREVYVEADPDYTGRVTVPVLWDREEETIVNNESREVMRILTDRFAELGNGVELAPPALRDDVDRILDEIYEPINNGVYRAGFAETQEAYDGAVTELFDALDRWNETLADQRYLAGERLTEADIAMYTTLVRFDEVYHTHFMCNHNLVREYEHLWPYLRDLYGTAGFGETTHMDHITEHYYTTHPDVSPKRIVPVGPNPDFEAPHDRAELPGEPPV, from the coding sequence GTGAACCAGTTCGTCGACGGCGAGTGGGTGACCGACTACGACCCGACCAACGAGGACGGCGAGTTCGACCGCCAGCCGACCTCCTTCCGGGACACCGTCGCCCCCGAGGACGTCGAGGCCGGGCGCTATCACCTCTACGTCTCCTACGCCTGTCCGTGGGCCCACCGGACGCTCGTCACCCGGAAGCTCCTTGGACTTGAGGACGCCATCACGGTCGACGTGGTCGACCCCTACCGCGAGGAGGGCGGCTGGCAGTTCACGCCCGACAAGGAGGGCTGCACCGCCGACTCCGTCCACGGCTCCGACTACCTCCGGGAGGTGTACGTCGAGGCCGACCCCGACTACACCGGCCGCGTGACGGTGCCGGTCCTGTGGGACCGCGAGGAAGAGACCATCGTCAACAACGAGTCCCGCGAGGTGATGCGAATCCTGACCGACCGCTTCGCCGAGTTGGGCAACGGCGTCGAGTTGGCGCCGCCGGCACTCCGCGACGACGTCGACCGGATACTCGACGAGATATACGAACCCATCAACAACGGCGTCTACCGGGCCGGGTTCGCGGAGACCCAGGAGGCCTACGACGGGGCCGTCACGGAACTGTTCGACGCCCTGGACCGCTGGAACGAGACCCTGGCCGACCAGCGGTACCTCGCGGGCGAGCGCCTCACCGAGGCCGACATCGCCATGTACACCACGCTGGTCCGCTTCGACGAGGTCTACCACACCCACTTCATGTGCAACCACAACCTCGTCCGGGAGTACGAGCACCTGTGGCCGTACCTGCGGGACCTGTACGGAACGGCGGGCTTCGGCGAGACGACCCACATGGACCACATCACCGAGCACTACTACACCACCCACCCGGACGTGAGCCCCAAGCGCATCGTCCCCGTCGGCCCCAATCCCGACTTCGAGGCACCCCACGACCGGGCCGAACTCCCGGGCGAACCGCCGGTGTAG
- a CDS encoding DUF7351 domain-containing protein has protein sequence MTDRREEFDSYPDADRPDAAEAFSLLGDSLRLDIVRVLWEAGRGNAVPFSELYDRVEVDDTGQFNYHRQQLVPHYVRKSEDGYRLTQAGERIARAVNAGLYTEDTEMEDFDVRGTCYDCGAADLRGEYVGGRFRIDCRECDNRVLNVGVPPSAARGREPLEFVDAYELWARTRVEQAKGGLCPVCSGPMEPGRSRPIRDTLDIDVQAVFDCAVCDRRVVSYFGTLALWHDDVESFLRERESALLKRPYWAVEQAVTDRHATLVSEDPFRYRVAFRADGDVCTVEFDGDLDVVDCSVDPVADD, from the coding sequence ATGACCGACCGCCGCGAGGAGTTCGACAGCTATCCCGACGCCGACCGCCCGGACGCTGCGGAGGCCTTCTCGCTTCTGGGCGATTCGTTGCGTCTCGACATCGTCCGGGTGCTCTGGGAGGCCGGTCGGGGCAACGCCGTCCCCTTCTCGGAGCTGTACGACCGTGTCGAGGTCGACGACACGGGCCAGTTCAACTACCACCGCCAGCAACTCGTCCCCCACTACGTCCGGAAGTCCGAGGACGGCTACCGACTGACCCAGGCCGGCGAGCGCATCGCTCGGGCGGTCAACGCCGGTCTCTACACCGAGGACACCGAGATGGAGGACTTCGACGTCCGGGGGACCTGCTACGACTGCGGCGCCGCCGACCTCCGCGGGGAGTACGTCGGCGGCCGGTTCCGCATCGACTGCCGCGAGTGCGACAACAGGGTGCTGAACGTCGGGGTGCCGCCCAGCGCCGCCCGCGGACGGGAGCCTTTGGAGTTCGTCGACGCCTACGAACTGTGGGCACGGACGCGGGTCGAGCAGGCGAAGGGCGGGCTCTGTCCCGTCTGTAGCGGGCCGATGGAACCGGGCCGCAGCAGACCCATCCGGGACACCCTCGACATCGACGTGCAGGCGGTGTTCGACTGTGCGGTCTGCGACCGCCGGGTCGTCTCCTACTTCGGAACGCTGGCGCTGTGGCACGACGACGTCGAGTCGTTCCTCCGCGAGCGGGAATCGGCGCTCCTCAAGCGGCCCTACTGGGCGGTCGAGCAGGCGGTGACTGACCGCCACGCCACCCTCGTCTCGGAGGACCCGTTCCGATATCGGGTCGCGTTCCGGGCGGACGGCGACGTCTGTACGGTCGAGTTCGACGGCGATCTCGATGTCGTCGACTGCTCGGTGGACCCGGTTGCCGACGACTGA
- a CDS encoding MFS transporter yields MDNGRTIRRYYAYRATTANGFWMPYAYVYLLQQGYGEATFGLANAAFLFTMVVAEIPAGYVGDRVGRRASLAVGNLLAAVVFGLYAVVGSEIQVVALFAVWGVGYAFHSAAGEAWLYDLLNERDGGTIDEFARASGRSETVSLLTSAAGALAATPLYWVDPALPFLANALLSGAGLPVLVALPSTRGESETVASIRGTVRLLGAQAARPEIRWLVVYTALFNALLSVTRWLEQPALTAAGVPLAGFGALYASFQLVSAAGTSTTGWLQDSLGAKRFFLLLAPLVGVAYGLVAVLPAFVVPVVYLRRVLARVVGPLRNQYLNDRLDGDRRATMLSGVSMVLTLASGASAAVFGPVAGGARAALVPAACRDGRRRRRGSVVGNDSTSATGTGRPDDPVRDGGRRLTTCLCGGRRPPGPLSADVRPVVRRSSFESERTSTSRK; encoded by the coding sequence ATGGACAACGGACGAACGATTCGCCGCTACTACGCCTACCGGGCCACCACCGCGAACGGGTTCTGGATGCCCTACGCCTACGTGTATCTGCTCCAGCAGGGGTACGGCGAGGCAACCTTCGGTCTCGCCAACGCGGCGTTTCTGTTCACGATGGTCGTTGCCGAGATTCCGGCGGGGTACGTCGGCGACCGTGTCGGCCGACGGGCAAGTCTCGCGGTTGGCAATCTGCTCGCTGCGGTCGTGTTCGGTCTCTACGCCGTCGTCGGTAGCGAAATCCAGGTGGTCGCCCTGTTCGCGGTGTGGGGCGTCGGTTACGCCTTCCACTCCGCGGCCGGCGAGGCGTGGCTGTACGACCTGCTCAACGAACGCGACGGGGGAACGATCGACGAATTCGCCCGCGCGAGCGGCCGCAGCGAGACGGTCTCGCTCCTGACATCGGCCGCCGGCGCGCTGGCCGCCACGCCGCTGTACTGGGTCGACCCCGCGCTGCCGTTCCTGGCGAACGCGCTGTTGAGTGGGGCCGGACTCCCCGTGCTGGTCGCGCTGCCGTCGACTCGCGGGGAGTCCGAAACCGTCGCCTCGATCCGGGGGACGGTCCGACTGCTGGGCGCCCAGGCCGCCCGGCCGGAGATTCGGTGGCTGGTCGTCTACACGGCGCTGTTCAACGCCCTGCTGTCGGTGACCCGGTGGCTCGAACAGCCGGCACTGACGGCCGCCGGCGTTCCCCTGGCCGGATTCGGTGCGCTCTACGCGTCGTTCCAGCTGGTCTCGGCGGCCGGGACGTCGACGACCGGATGGCTACAGGACTCCCTCGGCGCGAAGCGGTTCTTTCTGCTGCTTGCGCCCCTCGTCGGGGTCGCTTACGGTCTCGTCGCGGTCCTGCCGGCGTTCGTGGTCCCGGTGGTCTACCTCCGCCGGGTGTTGGCACGGGTCGTCGGCCCGCTCCGGAATCAGTACCTCAACGACCGCCTCGACGGGGACCGCCGAGCGACGATGTTGTCGGGCGTGTCGATGGTGTTGACGCTCGCTAGCGGCGCTAGCGCCGCCGTCTTCGGTCCCGTCGCGGGGGGCGCTCGGGCCGCTCTCGTTCCTGCCGCGTGCCGGGATGGTCGTCGCCGCCGCCGCGGTTCTGTTGTGGGTAACGACAGCACCAGTGCGACCGGCACCGGACGCCCGGACGACCCTGTCCGAGACGGGGGCCGACGACTGACTACCTGCCTCTGTGGCGGCCGACGCCCTCCAGGTCCCCTCTCCGCCGACGTTCGCCCCGTCGTCCGGAGGAGCAGCTTCGAGTCCGAACGCACATCTACATCTAGAAAATAA